tctttacattgggccggccccagcagcgaaggaagtttggattcccttcattaaacttgataaagaagtaagatcagtcccactcgcggatcttgttcagcttctcatcgaaaccatagtaaccgctctgagggatgaaagtgaaataccccgccgaacttttgaaatgatgaagcttggagaaaattttgagcgagaagggaacctccagaaaatccgccagaaatttgtccagagttaagtcggcccatcctttgggatgcaattgaccaggtgcgattccgtaaccgccaaggacggaggcaatctcatccgccagcggatacgtgaaaccgcagataatctgggcgacgaaaatggtgaaatacccctttgggtagtcgcccggtcctctatcctccccgggaatgaggGCTTCGAGACCTTAAAGCAAagaatactgctcccgcaagtcatcaattgtctcctgacaaactaggcttcccgatctgtccttcttcggtagcaaacgaggggttgggacatgtggcggaatcaactttttagggtcaaaacctaaaccctcatcggatgtattcgctaggtggaggaagtcggcgggatgagaatcagacccaggagagctggttgaagcttcatcaaccatctcatcgacctcatgagatacctcgcggacgtaattttcgtcgaacggtgcgaagtcgatgtcagggttcgacatattgatgaagaaaaatgaacagaagtaaagaGTCGAGCGAGGTACAAGTTGTggaaaggaaaacttacatATGAAAGACTACACAGAGAAGAATGAACGCGAAGAGGTTGATGCCAGAAAAGAAACGACgatgccggaaaagaaacgaTGGACAAGGAAATtcacaatttttgaattttgaatatccagacaaaaacgaagagtcccctataaaaagaccctaaagggctcttgtcaaactaagggggaggcatgtgatgacccacgaagccaaaccgggccgaatttaTTACACGGCctagcccatacttagacccatggtctaggatcggatgggacccgaatagagcccgaatagaggaagcaGGTGAAGTAAGTAactgccccgaattcctaaatggagcatcaaaactcccactcagaacaaacgataccacgtttgttgccacgaaagccacgaaagggacatggcctaaaaaggagtaaccgccctcggaacgtggtctggaaggagtaaccgccctcggcggttacttaagaacacttataaaaagccataaggccaaaggggagaggtacgttcacatttttctcCGTAATGCTATATTACCAACCTTCATATAAAGAACTGActagatcgtcggagagttttcccggagatcccgtatccggttctgttttgcaggtaactccggcggagatcatcaaatcaaaTCGGATTCAGCAAGTTATCAGATACCCTTCCCACTTTTATCATGTCCATCACAAaccccaaaaataaaataaaataaaatgctcCATCAATCATCTATCACTggattataataattaaaaccaaCAAAATGCTACTACCTCACCTTATATAACCCAAACTAAGAGTAATATTAGTAAGTGTATAGGCAGCTAAAATACTTAAATAGCTCCAGGTTCCGCTTCATAAACAAATTGGTATAAAACTCAATGTACCATCACGCAAATACCACCAAAATTTTTGATACTGTCCTATAAAATTGGTTTAATCCAACGAATGTCAAATAACTGCCACTCATGTTTTAAACGTCTATTTCTTAAATAAGCTAgttgaatataaaaaaaaggaacaaATCAATATATCAACGATTTCACGTACTGGCCGATCCAAACGAGCGTCTCTAAAATCTTACTCCTGTAAGGTGGTaatggcaaggggtgagctgccaaCTCAATAAGATGATTAATTAAATACATAGCACACTCATATACACATACACCAATTTATTCATGCATCTAGTATAAATAAGTTATCAAACAAAACGGTCGACACTTTTAATTATTAACTAATTTATCCAAGGGCCCTGCTTGTCCTAATCTAGTAATACCCAATGGTTGCATGGCCATaattcatataatttttttttggggtgtaccctgtcgtaacaaatacccggtacccCACTTTATTTTCAggtaccctatcgtaacaaatacccggtgccTTGacaccctatcgtaacaaatacccggtgtcTATAAGTCACGTGATCAGAATGATCAACTTTCACATTTTCTTTTTGCAACCATTGAGTATACTATCTTAGATAAGCTTTTTGACTCACATTTTCTAACCTTTCATATTGTTCAACTCTCATATATATAACGTATACTTCTTAATTCTATATCGTCATTTTCAACATCCAAGTATCACGTATTCATGTCAAACATATAAATCAAACCAATAAATCGAATAACAATATCAAGTCAAAATTAACAATAAAACGTGTAACCGCATACCACATATTTAATTAATCACTTACCTCTATCACCGATGAGGTTCTAACTAAGCAATATCTTCCGGCGTGTTTTCTACTTGATCGCCACGtcctaaaataatttttattacgTAACCcattaaaatttaaaacaaaaccattAACACAGGTACAGTAGAGTTGAATTGATAAAATCCAACAAAACTACTTAATGTGTATAATTCAAgtgaagaaagagaaaagaagataatataattcaaaataataATCTAAGCCTAAGTTCAACCTTTATTTGTTCTCTGGATTAAaactttgttttgtttttttttttttttaaaggccTTAGTTCAATAAAGGAGGACAATAATAGAATTGGGTATATGGTACTGCTATGGCCGAAAATCCAAGAAGGTTGAAATACTAAGTATCATGctgcaaataaataaatattttgtttGCAAAAGGTAAATAAAACATGTTGATAATAGTAATTAAACATTGAACATTTAAAGAACAAATCTGAACCCTGAATAGTTAATTTCTTCAAATTCCCAAAAAACCAAATTGACAAAATAAGTCTCAAGGATTAAGACAAAAAGAAACATCAATAGCAAAAACCCAATTTATAACCAAGACATCATACCTTTGTCAGAATAGAAAGTAAAATCTAAATTCCCCTGTGTTCTTCTTTGATTTTGTCTTctcccctttttttttcttttgcgacgCCACCCAGAACATAGAGATTAACCAAAAccctttttatttcctttaacccCAAAATTGTAACTTccacctttttcttttcttttctttttttttttcctttttttttatatctatttaaataagggaataataataatatcaaaagatATTAAATTACGATGCATGAACCTACTTAAACCATAtatgtaattattaattattattattattttttttacggACGTTacacgtctggactgattcctgggagaatttcatccttccttgcgaagacatcttccgcctcacagagcactttggtgattgcatttttaatttcgcctttgagccctttagccattcgcacctgcttttcatccgccataaggtatatttcggtctcgcccaaggccattgtgacgcgctcctcttcatcttcctccttagattgtgggcgaatcattagtgatgccgaatatgtctcctgggccaccttttggctacctctgatcattacacctcccttggccgtgggaatgtaaagtattaagtggcgtatggagataatggctgcaacttcggagataaagggccgtccgaggatgatattgtaagctaactgaccatccaagacagaaaattccagatcacccttccagacttgatcatcgtctgtaagctcacaatccagactgacttggccttttgtttggatagtatgtcccgtcactcccaagatatcgaccacagttggtTCTACTTGAAcgggatcaatcatgagtttggcgaaagctcctctagtgatgacattgcatgaactcccagtatcaatcattactcttttcatctcccagccttccaccatcatagtgacaaccagtgcatccgcatggggagatatctcaggacctacatcggaaaaagggcgatttaacgacgtcctgtcaagggcggcagtccttgccttttttagcattggctggtatccaggtccgcctgctatgacattgatggtaccctttcctttcttctttgggtcctccttgggtctatcaccatctccttttTTGCGttcagtttggatgaaccgatccaatttgcccctctctatgagacgctcgatctctcgagctaactcccagcatgcgtcagtgtcgtggccatttttcctatgatatttacaatagtttttaggatttttaccattattggtgtactcccctcccttcggttgggggtatgaaatgctccgtttgtgttgactgttctcgatccacataaggacttcacttttagaagcattgagaggtgtgaaagaggtgacaaacgttgatttgctCTTAGAATCTCTTCGCCGGTTTCTAGAGGAAGAGTCCTGACGCTTGTCCCTGTCTCTATCTCGGGGACGAGATTCGCATTTGTCCTTTTTCGAcgatgatggtgaacctcgACGAATGTCATCCACTTCTATGaaatctttacaacgctccatcaactctgccatgctggtgggtttctttcgaatgagatcttcctgcaaactcttacaggtggtatttcttacgaaacattccacagctacggagatgtccacatcaacgatttgtatgcacaactggttgaaagtgtccacatactcccgaagggattcattcgccttctgctttaactcaaaaagcttcccaGATTTCACTACTGGAGGAATACAGCCGACGAACTTAGCGCAAAATTctctgctcaattgatcaaagctgtttatcgaacctggaggtaaagattgaaaccacaaataggctgggCCCCCAGCGTGGTAACAAACATTTTACAGAGCACCTCCATTACCGCGTCCGCCACCTCCTCCACTACCTCCTCCGTCACCTCCACCTCCGCCTCCTCCGCCAGGGGGAGCCGGCCCGTTTCCCCCTCCCTGGCTTCCTAACGGGATGTGTCCAATAGTTCCTgaaggtggtggtggtggtggtccaCTTGGATGGGGTGTCTCTTTTGGCCTTTTACTCCATccacgaccagtagatgggggcgatctacCACGATGGGAGGATCTCGGTCGTCGGGGCGAAGGTGACTTGGACCGTCTGCCTTTCTCCTTTTTGTGCTATTTGTGTGTTCGCCCTTTGGATCTGCCAGGGGGAAGATTCGTTCGTGGACGCCTGGGGATATTGGGTCCGTCCAGATTTAATCCAGGTCCCGCGGATCCACCCGGTaaggatgaattatttctttgacttccttcagcGCCATCAGGAAATAACTCACGATTGATTTGCCGTTCGCCAGTCGACGTTGTGGTGGTTATCatagaatccgtgttgtgagcttggaggaatgaagaactttgggcgcccggtccaaagCTTAACAAAGGCCAAGATGATACGGCTGATGTGAACGCCATGCTCCAATGTGGAGGGAGGGTCATAAATGACCGCAGGTGATTCCCTGTCTCGGTTCCAAACCGTTCTCCAATTGCTTGGGCACACATATTGATGAAAGCATCTGGAGGCATACTATTTTCGACGTGTGTTGCAGGAACAATAGAATcagtgcggccagcactagatggtgtaactaatggtgtttcaatccctgaggagggattttgatctccgtttgtcatagttttttagtgtgaacgaaaaaccctttgtttggtcaaggattccacgttcaccgcaccaattgataacaggtAGCGAAATTCTGGTCAACgttcgtccctgtgggggcgtcgttgggttcgacggggggaagctctgatgccaaagtcagtaagatgattcaaggaaacaaactgaattgacaaaggttgtaagaatgtgtaccttgataacctagggaatcaggctatatatagctgtgaagttgtaaccttcaggtaactagaaggtctccattaatgctctaTTAATGGCGGTTATGAGGTATCTCTAACCtggcagttagctaattgattactcattaatgatctttatggccgagtcggcgaccagccgttatagtggcgaatcatgtgaatgaagagattcgcctcataggtccgccagcggatctctcagaacagatccgtggagatccaCCTGCCAGCTCCCCTTTGGGGATCATTACGCGGCGTtcctgaggtgaatatcccttttagtcctcgggttaatatcacgatgttatcaATATTgtattggcttaatacattattttctccctgaacttgtctagaGAGCTTAATTCGCCcattgaactttcaaagtgtctcggtAGCCTcctgaatttgcataaaatgttcagttagccccatAAACTTGTACTAAATGTAATCAATTGCTCGCTCGGTTGtcaaaaagtaagttaaatgcggaaaatatattgcgcgcatcttaaaaaaaagtaaaacgactgAGATTTGGatatgcggttctaatattagaaaaagcaggttttatagttgaacaagtaataacttcatttttaatttatttttgaattatataataacattctaagatgcgtggaatacatcttccacatttaacttacttttttacaaccgaatgatcaattgattacattttacgtaaatttagagggctaactgaacattttatacaagttcagagGACTATTAAAatactttgaaaattcaaaaaaacAATCAAGTTTTTTAAACAACTTATGTATTATTAAGcctattatattttaaaattaatggTCATACTGTAAAAATTAGTAATGTTTAATAGCCACGGTGTAATTTACCTAGTATAAAGTTcgggtttttattttattttaggctTGTAAACCAGCCCATTATATAAACCCAAGAGATTTGTAGATACTCgcaagggaaaattacacagaaatttatcttttaaatacaactatatcaagtcataattttttagattatgaccctgtttgggaattagctgttagctgttagctgattacattagctgatttgactagctgatttgattagatgtttgtgtagacctgtttggtaaaaattagctgattgataatagcggtttgtgcaaaaagacgaataagggcattaattttgacgcaggagaagagggagtctatctattagggttaaagaagtccattaattttaatattgcaaaacgctaattgaaaaaactccttttaagagctttttctaaattagcgttttcatcccaaaactctctcccaaacctctctccaccaaacactccaattagcggtttcagtggtcaaacctctaaagttggtcaaaaccgctctttttatcccaaaacgctctttaccaaacagggcctatatcaaacaagtaaaatgattacttttaatatattttaaggattataatttataaattagaaatctataatatattttttaggatttatgatttataaatttaagtgtaaaatttttaaattatggtgtaaaatcataatataaagaataataacatattaagaattaagtttggtgatatgacttagttgtaattttgtacttaatcataatattcatgtatttgaccctactTACAATTCCATTACACAATGGTCAAGATAGAGTTGAGTTTTTTTTACACGTCTCAAACTTATtaactaaattttaaatttgtCAAATTTCCAGTTTTAGTATTTTACAGTGACCAGTAGGGGCTCAAGCCCTCCAAGCCTCCCTCTAGATCCATCACTGGCCTGAAATAAGCTATCGACCATAGCCAATTATTGATAGGAGTTGGAAAAACCATTATGATAGCCAATTACTGATAGGAGGTGGAAAAACCGATAATGGACAATAGAGGGGAAATGATGTcggtggtcactcaacttcaaaatGTTATGAAAATTGATTAAACTTTCCTCTTTACTATTATGAACACTTATGAAAATgagttaatacacatattttgCTGGAAAATTTTAGGGTACTCATGGAATAATATTCCCGACTAATGAATTCAtgacatatatgtatataaatttttttctttccaccgATCATGTCCATATAGTGGTATTCAAAATCCACTGGCACATAGCCATTTGTTGTCGACGTAATCAGTAGGGCATTTGTTGTCATTGCAACAGAAGGTCCATAGCCATCGAATCCTTGAAAGTCTGAGGCAGGTTAGTGTAAGACTTTTGTTTCAAGGACTCACAAGTGGTTACTTTTTCTAATGCATCTGTGGCAACCTCCAAACGTAGAGATTTAACAAAGGAGACCATCAGAACACATAAGATAATCGTGAAGAGGCTATGTGCTCCACTAACTAACATCGCGCAAATATGTACTTATTCTCTCACCCTTCAATTCCCCACGAATCGAGCCACAAATATATCCTTCAAAAACGTATAAATCCAATCGTTAACTCTCTGTACCATTCTTATGCCATCCTAAGTAAAGTGGTGGGAAAAATCTTACACGTCATTACGTCCTCTTGGGTATACATGTTCATCATGCTCATGAACGTTGTGTGGTGCTCATTTGGATCTTCCACACCAAAATAATGAGGTAGACGAGGGGTTACCTAGTGTGGTGAAGAAGGAGTATTAATAATTCTCTGCGACAAAGGGGCATATAATGGTATCTGATAGCCTATCATTTTGTTAAGCACCCTCCTATCTAAGAAATATTGGAAGAGTACCTCCCAAGATTCCCCAGTCGAAGCTTTCTCAATATTGTCTATAGGACTGATGTTATCTAAGACCTCTTGTCTTTTCTCCATCGAGTGCTCTGCTCCTTAAGAAGAGTATCGTTACCAACACTCTAAACGAAGATCTTAGGTTTATCTCTTGCCTCTTATTTTCCGTGCTCGGGATGGATGATTTTTGTCTTTCGTTAGACATGCCCATAACCGATGGTTCTCATGATGTGACTACAGTCTGCCATTTAGACTCGAGTCTCTTGTGTTTTTTGTAATGTGGCAAGTAGCATCATTTTTGGGTCTGTCATGGAGTTTCGAGTTGTATCAGTCTTTTATGCCATATCATCCTCGAAATTGTGAACTTCAAGATCGTGCTCGTCATTATTTGGGGTTCTTTCTTCTCCCCTATAATGTAGCGTTGGTTATATCTTTCAAGCTACATGACTTCTTTTCACCAGGAGCTCATATAATTGTCCTTATATGTCTCAAAGAAATGTTTTTGAGCCGTAGAAGCTGAAGATATGGAGATTGTGGAGTAGGATCTACGCTTACAACGTCGAGGTCTGATCCAATTTTAGAGTTAACTTTTTTAGTTGCTCGTTGAATTATACTAAACCTATAAACACATTCAAATACCAAAATCAGTActgtgcaaaaaaaaaatggaatctCTCGTTATGTTCGATGAATGAATTGATAAAATTTATGTCCTCTTTGGTGAAGAACTTTTTAAGGTAAAATTAGAGGATTGCGctactttagaggttttgactagtcaaacctctaatagtggtgtttgatgaaaagagatttcaaagtgcttattggatccaaaaatctaattttaaaaaaagctcattttagaagttttttcaattagcttattgctccatCTGTTTTGAAGGATATTTTTACCTCTAAATATTATCCTTTAAcctcaaataaatgttttatcatatatttatttatcacttACCCAAACAGCTACTAACAATCAGCTAAATTTTACTAAacaaatttatacaattagctaatcaaatcagttaATAAATCAACTAACAAAAAATTAATCCTAACAGCTAATGTTATCGGCTCTCAGCTACCTGCTAACTATGAGTGACCATGGTCCAGTTCGGtctaaaaaccgaaccaaaccgaattgaaccaaaccaaattatctctattttttagaagaaaaccaaaccaaattagaATTCGGTTTGGTCTGGACCAAACCGAATTATTTTGGTCCGATCCGGGTTGGTTCATGTTTGGACCAAATAAAACACTAGAGACCTGTAACTACTTGTGCCTTGACTAattaaacaattatataaagataataatcctataattagttttttttgtatatataattagttgagagaaaaaaaaaaacatatttaattatttttttctatatataattagttaattaatttaaaactttaaaaCTAAAAGTAGTACCTATtgtatttcggtttggttttattCGGTTTTTTACCAgatcaaaccgaaccgaactgaaaACCAAACTAGTTTAAAAATTAGAAtcgaaccaaaccaaaatataatTCGATCCAGTTTGATTCAGTTTTTTCGATCAGATTTTTTCAGTCTTTATGTTTTTGGTTCGGCTCTGCTCACCCTTACTGCTAATATCCAGTTAAAAGACACCAAGTCTTGATTTTTGTAGCGGTGAACCGATTATGTCAATCTCTATTCAATATGTGTCATTTCAAAAATAGCGACCACAAAATTTaagataattataataattagcAGACTTTTGCTGACCATATTTTGATCCATCAATTGACGGTCGAGATTGAGTACGTGTGGGATGCACAAGTCATCTTGTCCAAACTTATGGACGATAAAATTAATCCATTAATGCTATTTTTTCTGAAGCAGAAACAAAATCTTTAATTTATCTTCGTACCTTCATCCATGGCATCTTTGTTAGCAAACGGAATTTCTCGCTTCTGTCCTCAACCCGTTTCAGATTCAGCTAAATCATCTAAATCCTTCTCGTTTCACCAGAAATCACCGACTCCAAAAACCCCTACCCTCGTTAAGGTCCGAGCAGATGTTGGGTTTCAATCGAAAATCGAATCAGGTAACATCGCTTCAACTTCTACCACTACTTCCGATGAAAAAATCCGAGAAATTCTTCGTAATCGTGATTACGACAAGAAATTTGGGTTTAATATCGATATTGACTCTTTTTCGATTCCGAAAGGGCTTTCTAAGGAAACGATTAGGTTAATTTCTTCTCTTAAGGAAGAACCTGATTGGATGCTTGAATTTAGGTTAAATGCGTTTGAGAAATTTTTGAAGATGAAAGAACCTAATTGGTCTGATAATCGATATCCatctattgattttcaagaTATGTGTTATTATTCAGCTCCGAAGAAGAAACCGACATTGAATAGTCTAGATGAAGCTGATCCTGAACTTCTTATGTATTTTGATAGACTTGGTGTTCCTTTGAATGAGAGGAATAGATTAGCTAATGTTGCAGTTGATGCTGTTCTTGATAGTGTTTCAATTGCTACTACTCATAGGGAAACTTTAGAGAAATCTGGTGTGATTTTCTGTTCGATTTCCGAGGCGATTAAGGAGTATCCTGATTTAGTTAAGAAGTATTTGGGGAGAGTTGTGGCTAGTGATGATAATTATTATGCTGCTTTGAATTCTGCTGTGTTTAGTGATGGTTCGTTTTGCTATATACCGAAGGATACTAAATGCCCGATGCAGATTTCCACGTATTTTCGGATAAACGCTGTTGAAACGGGGCAGTTTGAGAGGACTTTGATTGTTGCTGAGGATAGGAGTTTTGTTGAGTATTTGGAAGGTTGTACTGCGCCTTCGTACGACACGAATCAGCTTCACGCTGCTGTGGTGGAGCTGTATTGTGCTGAGGGTGCGGAGATTAAGTACTCGACTGTGCAGAATTGGTACGCGGGGGACGAGGAAGGGAAGGGAGGGATTTATAATTTTGTCACGAAGAGAGGTCTTTGTGCTGGGGATAGGTCTAAGATATCGTGGACTCAAGTTGAGACGGGTTCTGCGATTACTTGGAAGTATCCTAGTGTTGTTTTGGAAGGAGATGATACTGTTGGAGAATTCTATTCTGTTGCTTTGACGAATAACTATCAGCAGGCGGATACTGGGACGAAAATGATACATAAAGGGAAGAACACGAGAAGTCGGATTATTTCGAAGGGGATTTCAGCTGGGAATTCGAAGAATTGTTATAGGGGACTTGTTCAAGTTCAATCCAAGGCGGAAAATGCAAGGAATTCCTCTCAGTGTGACTCGATGCTTATTGGCGATCAAGCAGCTGCGAATACGTATCCTTATATTCAGGTAATTTCATTTTCATGTAATCTGCTGTTATTTGCTCTGTCTATGTGCCTATGTTTTAGCAATCTCTCATATGAATCTCGGCGCTTATGAGAATTGGGTATTTTCTCTATGGATATTATGTGTTTTTGAGTGTTTTGAATAATGTTAAGCTGTTGGTCTTAATCTAAGTATAATCTGCGGCGGCGGGGATTGTTGTTTTGATCTGTGCTATTCAAATGAGCTCTAGATTGTGCATTTCATAGTTATTAAAGACGctaggggtcctggagcctaggcGCAAGGCACAAGTGTTCTGTCTTTTCGTAGTTAACCTTTCTCAATTCTTTTTTGCTCGAGCCAATGTTCTCCGTCTTCAAAGTTCCTTTCAGTTTTTGTACTCAAAAGCAATTAGTAAGCTGCCTCAGCTTCAGGAATATGAGAACTACTTCTGGCACATTTGCTGTTT
The sequence above is drawn from the Euphorbia lathyris chromosome 6, ddEupLath1.1, whole genome shotgun sequence genome and encodes:
- the LOC136232173 gene encoding iron-sulfur cluster assembly SufBD family protein ABCI8, chloroplastic — its product is MASLLANGISRFCPQPVSDSAKSSKSFSFHQKSPTPKTPTLVKVRADVGFQSKIESGNIASTSTTTSDEKIREILRNRDYDKKFGFNIDIDSFSIPKGLSKETIRLISSLKEEPDWMLEFRLNAFEKFLKMKEPNWSDNRYPSIDFQDMCYYSAPKKKPTLNSLDEADPELLMYFDRLGVPLNERNRLANVAVDAVLDSVSIATTHRETLEKSGVIFCSISEAIKEYPDLVKKYLGRVVASDDNYYAALNSAVFSDGSFCYIPKDTKCPMQISTYFRINAVETGQFERTLIVAEDRSFVEYLEGCTAPSYDTNQLHAAVVELYCAEGAEIKYSTVQNWYAGDEEGKGGIYNFVTKRGLCAGDRSKISWTQVETGSAITWKYPSVVLEGDDTVGEFYSVALTNNYQQADTGTKMIHKGKNTRSRIISKGISAGNSKNCYRGLVQVQSKAENARNSSQCDSMLIGDQAAANTYPYIQVKNPSARVEHEASTSKIGEDQLFYFQQRGIDYEKAMAAMISGFCQDVFNELPDEFGAEVNQLMSLKLEGSVG